Proteins from a single region of Macaca thibetana thibetana isolate TM-01 chromosome 4, ASM2454274v1, whole genome shotgun sequence:
- the FBXO5 gene encoding F-box only protein 5 isoform X1 → MSRRPCSCAPRPPRCSCSASPSAVTAAGRPRPSDSCKEEESSTLSVKMKCDFNCNHVHSGLKLVKPDDIGRLVSYTPAYLEGSCKDCIKDYERLSCIGSPIVSPRIVELETESKPLHNKENQHVQQTLNSTNEIEALETSRLYEDSGYSSFSQQSGLSEHEEGSLLEENFSDSPQSCLLQIQSPDQYPNKNLLPVLHFEKVVCSTLKKNAKRNPKVDREMLKEIIARGNFRLQNIIGRKMGLECVDILSELFRRGLRHLLATILAQLSDMDLINVSKVSTTWKKILEDDKGAFQLYSKAIQRVTENNNKFSPHASTREFVMFRTPLASVQKSAAQTSLKKDAQTKVSNQGDQKGSTYSRHNEFSEVAKTLKKNESLKACIRCNSPAKYDCYLQRATCKREGCGFDYCTRCLCNYHTTKDCSDGKLLKASCKIGPLPGTKKSKKNLRRL, encoded by the exons ATGAGCCGGCGCCCCTGCAGCTGCGCCCCACGGCCACCCCGCTGCTCCTGCAGCGCCAGCCCCAGCGCCGTGACAGCCGCCGGGCGTCCTCGACCCTCGGATA GttgtaaagaagaagaaagttctACCCTTTCTGTCAAAATGAAGTGTGATTTTAATTGTAACCATGTTCATTCCGGACTTAAACTGGTAAAACCTGATGACATTGGAAGACTAGTTTCCTACACCCCTGCATATTTGGAAGGTTCCTGTAAAGACTGCATTAAAGACTATGAAAGGCTGTCATGTATTGGGTCACCGATTGTGAGCCCTAGGATTGTAGAACTTGAAACTGAAAGCAAACCCTTGCATAACAAGGAAAATCAACATGTGCAACAAACACTTAATAGTACAAATGAAATAGAAGCACTAGAGACCAGTAGACTTTATGAAGACAGTGGCTATTCCTCATTTTCTCAACAAAGTGGCCTCAGTGAACATGAAGAAGGTAGCCTCCTGGAGGAAAATTTCAGTGACAGTCCACAGTCCTGCCTGCTACAAATACAAAGCCCAGACCAATATCCCAACAAAAACTTGCTGCCagttcttcattttgaaaaagtggtttgttcaacattaaaaaagaatgcaaagcGAAATCCTAAAGTAGATCGGGAGATGCTGAAGGAAATTATAGCCAGAGGAAATTTTAGACTGCAGAATATAATTGGCAGAAAAATGGGCCTAGAATGTGTAGATATTCTCAGCGAACTCTTTCGAAGGGGACTCAGACATCTCTTAGCAACTATTTTAGCACAACTCAGTGACATGGACTTAATCAA TGTGTCTAAAGTGAGCACAACTTGGAAGAAGATCCTGGAAGATGATAAGGGGGCATTCCAGTTGTACAGTAAAGCAATACAAAGAGTTACC gaaaacaacaataaattTTCACCACATGCGTCAACCAGAGAATTTGTTATGTTCAGAACCCCACTGGCTTCTGTTCAGAAATCAGCAGCCCAGACTTCTCTCAAAAAAGATGCTCAAACCAAGGTATCCAATCAAGGTGATCAGAAGGGTTCTACTTATAGTCGACACAATGAATTCTCTGAG gttgcCAAGactttgaaaaagaatgaaagcctCAAAGCCTGTATTCGCTGTAATTCACCTGCAAAATATGATTGCTATTTACAACGGGCAACCTGCAAACGAGAAGGCTGTGGATTTGATTATTGTACGAGGTGTCTCTGTAATTACCATACTACTAAAGACTGTTCAGATGGCAAGCTCCTCAAAGCCAGTTGTAAAATAGGTCCCCTGCCTggtacaaagaaaagcaaaaagaatttaCGAAGATTGTGA
- the FBXO5 gene encoding F-box only protein 5 isoform X2, translated as MKCDFNCNHVHSGLKLVKPDDIGRLVSYTPAYLEGSCKDCIKDYERLSCIGSPIVSPRIVELETESKPLHNKENQHVQQTLNSTNEIEALETSRLYEDSGYSSFSQQSGLSEHEEGSLLEENFSDSPQSCLLQIQSPDQYPNKNLLPVLHFEKVVCSTLKKNAKRNPKVDREMLKEIIARGNFRLQNIIGRKMGLECVDILSELFRRGLRHLLATILAQLSDMDLINVSKVSTTWKKILEDDKGAFQLYSKAIQRVTENNNKFSPHASTREFVMFRTPLASVQKSAAQTSLKKDAQTKVSNQGDQKGSTYSRHNEFSEVAKTLKKNESLKACIRCNSPAKYDCYLQRATCKREGCGFDYCTRCLCNYHTTKDCSDGKLLKASCKIGPLPGTKKSKKNLRRL; from the exons ATGAAGTGTGATTTTAATTGTAACCATGTTCATTCCGGACTTAAACTGGTAAAACCTGATGACATTGGAAGACTAGTTTCCTACACCCCTGCATATTTGGAAGGTTCCTGTAAAGACTGCATTAAAGACTATGAAAGGCTGTCATGTATTGGGTCACCGATTGTGAGCCCTAGGATTGTAGAACTTGAAACTGAAAGCAAACCCTTGCATAACAAGGAAAATCAACATGTGCAACAAACACTTAATAGTACAAATGAAATAGAAGCACTAGAGACCAGTAGACTTTATGAAGACAGTGGCTATTCCTCATTTTCTCAACAAAGTGGCCTCAGTGAACATGAAGAAGGTAGCCTCCTGGAGGAAAATTTCAGTGACAGTCCACAGTCCTGCCTGCTACAAATACAAAGCCCAGACCAATATCCCAACAAAAACTTGCTGCCagttcttcattttgaaaaagtggtttgttcaacattaaaaaagaatgcaaagcGAAATCCTAAAGTAGATCGGGAGATGCTGAAGGAAATTATAGCCAGAGGAAATTTTAGACTGCAGAATATAATTGGCAGAAAAATGGGCCTAGAATGTGTAGATATTCTCAGCGAACTCTTTCGAAGGGGACTCAGACATCTCTTAGCAACTATTTTAGCACAACTCAGTGACATGGACTTAATCAA TGTGTCTAAAGTGAGCACAACTTGGAAGAAGATCCTGGAAGATGATAAGGGGGCATTCCAGTTGTACAGTAAAGCAATACAAAGAGTTACC gaaaacaacaataaattTTCACCACATGCGTCAACCAGAGAATTTGTTATGTTCAGAACCCCACTGGCTTCTGTTCAGAAATCAGCAGCCCAGACTTCTCTCAAAAAAGATGCTCAAACCAAGGTATCCAATCAAGGTGATCAGAAGGGTTCTACTTATAGTCGACACAATGAATTCTCTGAG gttgcCAAGactttgaaaaagaatgaaagcctCAAAGCCTGTATTCGCTGTAATTCACCTGCAAAATATGATTGCTATTTACAACGGGCAACCTGCAAACGAGAAGGCTGTGGATTTGATTATTGTACGAGGTGTCTCTGTAATTACCATACTACTAAAGACTGTTCAGATGGCAAGCTCCTCAAAGCCAGTTGTAAAATAGGTCCCCTGCCTggtacaaagaaaagcaaaaagaatttaCGAAGATTGTGA